A stretch of the Nakaseomyces glabratus chromosome L, complete sequence genome encodes the following:
- the RGT1 gene encoding Rgt1p (CAGL0L01903g~Ortholog(s) have RNA polymerase II core promoter proximal region sequence-specific DNA binding, transcription corepressor activity and transcriptional activator activity, more), whose product MPHNNDKKRTNVSRACDQCRRKKIKCDRNQERNICTSCQRNGERCKFERVPLKRGPSKGAHKASDPELKLSSNKPSKSSLFEDSNSIIRPKSVGEDSNMDPLSRHGSNTPILDNNSNSGINDRNMGGIDDRLGGSTDPGTPSRSGSILLPPLGQYPQQQNYTNNSTSASNNMLNSTSLNSTILQQQQPFWKVPYHEFQNQRRGSIESLQSDLSVRTFNPQDQLVYNTFQQSPIAMKHSSDPTNSIPPNTKSQHLTTTSNIGSVVGANDLLSGNPNYWGSVRAGSFIPNGDENDDQIPQNLQRRSSSIPSILRNTSTSILLSQPQLPHPTNGAGSTSNNFNNTNDNSNLINNKGTGSTAGLGNNIDNAVGSASPQAQRQSQQLYSYSQFLNQSKPYNNQNFSSFGQFSTNGFQSRHGSITSEAMSPSTALGYNQNNSNNLPGANNPNISDISLLPNKESDPRVNDSQKVVKTEVSNDIFQFGEQNLANTIESNADKSEDKVKSGGKKGGKVPRKRKTKQVKESNKKLKVNKKSNFDSDSINSPKVPTPVQQIKTGFQYGQILDVELIDLYYEFIHVGFPVIPLNKQTLTNDILLVNTHPYSNIHEVNSYVILWFRNSLELLVRVALKRKNDSPFFDSHNTPGPLRSASGDENMAFNDTPKKKDITSSHADSISSGDDNGMAEVQSAFISALNECFQRVVDIHPKVRENKDRISPKIKIIYLTTFILLNYILALVGYDNSFVLGMSVTIFNEFKLYKLLVLPYKAICQDSEFSFNAKQSISLDDDFIENKNIGNGNGNRTNGSTPGEPNNDEGENALTNFNPSKEQQNSQKGGSGEGNENQGNQIRSKIGKAVNIEEETETNENYTIMFKRLYILLTMFDSLQSCLFGGPKLLNVCITNTTEKFFSGTTNSKWNIEDSLVREKGALISLKLGETLSEIASNRIIMNHFDIITLTNNNQANATDIVFNLKKLSNNRDYDNFLQENKGLELFDQQPLCISQLFHKMLIMKSSFTYQLLSLMDANNGNFVNMDLKRLEQIVESLCSLISVILQLLTLIMRLNPTNSIDLNYRPVTPTQRMEDMLSNKNTDSTDSISNSNKTNSGNDFYRRLLGLEHSNDIVYSDISRGVISPFAMAILHESHNIHELIKMTPTILIRVVMTLNVQDDTGNSVNNNATPGDHEEDMKLKRANTSQDLVYKLSNSMNDVVQIASLLSMIKPLKLFDHGFKTFESEDVLQGNDEDAKKRQRPVLKRLFYDTTNVPKPEAVDPLVVSLVNTGWNLLDDMELGFLPQ is encoded by the coding sequence TATAAACGACAGGAATATGGGAGGAATTGATGATAGATTAGGTGGATCAACTGATCCTGGCACACCATCGAGGTCTGGATCGATACTTCTGCCGCCTTTAGGCCAGTATCCTCAGCAACAAAACTATACAAACAACAGCACTTCAGCCTCCAATAATATGTTGAATTCGACAAGCTTGAATAGTACCATattacaacaacaacagccGTTTTGGAAAGTTCCATACCACGAGTTTCAGAACCAGCGGCGAGGTTCCATCGAGTCACTTCAAAGTGATTTATCTGTACGGACATTCAATCCTCAAGATCAGTTAGTATACAATACCTTTCAACAGTCACCCATTGCTATGAAACACTCATCGGATCCTACAAACTCCATACCTCCAAATACAAAATCACAACACTTAACTACTACCAGTAATATTGGTAGTGTAGTAGGAGCAAACGACTTATTATCTGGAAATCCCAATTATTGGGGCTCAGTAAGAGCTGGTTCTTTCATACCAAACGGggatgaaaatgatgacCAAATTCCCCAGAATTTACAAAGGAGATCAAGCTCTATCCCTTCAATACTTCGGAATACATCGACATCAATATTGCTTAGCCAACCACAATTACCACACCCTACGAACGGGGCTGGAAGCACTTCTAACAACtttaataatacaaatgaTAACAGCAATCTCATAAACAACAAAGGAACTGGATCTACTGCAGGACTGGGTAATAATATAGACAATGCTGTGGGCTCCGCTAGCCCTCAAGCTCAACGCCAGTCTCAACAACTTTATTCTTATTCTCAATTCCTCAACCAATCTAAACCATATAATAACCAGAATTTTTCCTCGTTTGGCCAATTCTCAACGAATGGCTTCCAATCGAGGCATGGTTCCATCACCAGTGAAGCAATGTCACCAAGTACTGCTTTAGGGTACAACCAGAACAATTCAAACAATTTACCTGGTGCCAATAATCCAAATATAAGCGATATTTCTTTGCTCCCGAACAAGGAATCAGATCCTAGGGTAAATGATAGTCAAAAAGTAGTCAAAACAGAAGTTTCGAACGACATTTTCCAGTTTGGCGAACAAAATCTTGCTAATACCATTGAAAGTAATGCTGACAAGTCTGAAGATAAAGTGAAATCAGGTGGTAAGAAAGGAGGAAAGGTACcgagaaaaagaaaaaccaaACAGGTAAAAGAATCCAATAAAAAGCTGAAGGTGAACAAAAAATCGAATTTTGATTCTGACTCTATAAATTCACCTAAGGTTCCAACTCCTGTGCAACAAATAAAGACTGGCTTTCAATATGGGCAAATTCTGGATGTTGAGTTAATTGATCTTTATTATGAATTCATTCATGTGGGATTCCCAGTTATTCCGTTAAACAAACAAACTCTAACAAATGATATCTTACTTGTAAATACACACCCATATTCTAATATCCATGAGGTGAACTCATATGTAATATTATGGTTTAGGAATTCTTTAGAACTCCTTGTACGTGTTGCTctaaaaaggaaaaatgaTTCACCATTTTTTGATAGTCACAATACACCTGGCCCTTTGAGATCAGCGTCTGGTGACGAAAATATGGCTTTCAATGACACGCCGAAAAAGAAGGACATCACTAGTTCACATGCAGATAGCATAAGCTCTGGCGATGATAACGGAATGGCAGAGGTCCAAAGTGCTTTCATTTCTGCATTGAATGAGTGCTTTCAAAGAGTTGTAGATATTCACCCCAAGGTACGAGAAAACAAAGATCGCATCTCCCCAAAGATCAAGATTATCTATTTAACCACATTTATTTTACTAAACTACATTTTAGCACTAGTCGGATACGACAACTCATTTGTGCTCGGCATGTCTGTGACAATATTTAATGAGTTCAAACTATACAAATTATTGGTGCTGCCTTATAAGGCTATTTGTCAGGATAGCGAGTTCTCATTTAACGCAAAGCAGTCTATCAGTCTGGATGATGATTTCATtgagaataaaaatataggCAATGGTAACGGTAACCGCACTAATGGTAGTACTCCTGGTGAACCTAATAATGATGAAGGTGAAAATGCCCTTACTAACTTTAACCCTAGTAAGGAGCAGCAGAACAGTCAAAAGGGAGGAAGCGGTGAGGGGAATGAAAACCAAGGAAATCAAATTAGATCGAAAATAGGCAAAGCTGTCAATATCGAAGAGGAAACCGaaacaaatgaaaattataCTATCATGTTCAAACGCCTTTATATTTTGCTTACGATGTTTGACTCATTACAAAGCTGTCTCTTTGGCGGTCCTAAATTATTAAATGTCTGCATAACCAATACAACAGAAAAGTTTTTCAGTGGAACAACAAATTCCAAATGGAACATAGAGGATAGTCTTGTGAGGGAAAAAGGTGCACTGATAAGTTTAAAGCTGGGAGAAACCTTAAGCGAGATAGCAAGTAATAGGATTATAATGAAccattttgatattattactCTCACAAATAATAACCAGGCAAATGCTACTGATATTGTTTTCAATCTGAAAAAATTATCTAACAACAGAGATTATGACAATTTTCTTCAGGAAAATAAAGGGTTGGAATTATTTGACCAACAACCGCTATGTATTTCTCAGTTGTTCCACAAGATGttgataatgaaaagtTCGTTTACCTATCAACTTTTGTCTTTAATGGATGCCAACAATGGTAATTTTGTAAACATGGACCTCAAGAGACTGGAACAAATTGTTGAATCACTTTGTTCATTGATATCAGTGATATTGCAATTGCTAACTCTAATAATGAGACTGAATCCCACAAACAGTATAGATCTAAACTACCGACCTGTTACTCCAACTCAAAGGATGGAGGACATGTTATCGAACAAGAACACTGATAGCACTGACTCTATCTCAAATAGCAATAAGACCAATTCTGGTAACGATTTTTACCGGAGGTTGTTGGGACTGGAACATAGTAACGACATTGTATATTCTGATATATCGCGTGGTGTCATATCGCCGTTCGCGATGGCAATCCTTCATGAAAGTCACAATATCCATGAACTAATCAAAATGACGCCAACGATATTGATCCGTGTAGTTATGACACTAAACGTTCAAGATGACACCGGCAATAGTGTAAATAACAATGCCACACCTGGAGATCACGAAGAAgatatgaaattgaaacGTGCGAACACATCCCAGGACTTAGTATACAAGCTGTCAAACTCCATGAACGATGTTGTACAGATAGCGAGCTTGCTAAGCATGATCAAGCCTCTGAAGTTGTTCGATCACGGATTCAAGACATTTGAATCAGAAGACGTGCTGCAAGGAAATGACGAAGATGCTAAGAAGAGACAAAGACCTGTGCTAAAACGATTGTTCTACGATACCACCAACGttccaaaacctgaagCTGTCGACCCCTTGGTGGTAAGCTTAGTCAACACCGGATGGAACCTGCTGGATGACATGGAACTAGGGTTTTTACCACAATAA
- the UGP1 gene encoding UTP glucose-1-phosphate uridylyltransferase (CAGL0L01925g~Putative UDP-glucose pyrophosphorylase; increased protein abundance in azole resistant strain), with product MSTAKKHTKTHSTYAFESNTNSVAASQMRNALNKLADSIGSEHGDDARTRFENELDSFFTLFRRYLVEKSSSNTLEWDKIKSPNPEEVVRYDTINSQAENVSSLSKLAVLKLNGGLGTSMGCVGPKSVIEVREGNSFLDLSVRQIEHLNRQYDSDVPLLLMNSFNTDKDTEHLIKKYSANRIRIRSFNQSRFPRVYKDSMLPVPETYNDPKDAWYPPGHGDLFESLHASGELDALIAQGREILFVSNGDNLGATVDLKILNHMIETGAEYIMELTDKTRADVKGGTLISYDGQVRLLEVAQVPKEHIDEFKNIRKFTNFNTNNLWINLKAVKRLVESSALEMEIIPNQKTITRGGQEINVLQLETACGAAIRHFSGAHGVVVPRSRFLPVKTCSDLLLVKSDLFYLQHGALKLDPSRFGPNPLIKLGSHFKKVSDFSARIPHIPKLVELDHLTITGNVFLGKGVTLRGTVIIVCSDGQKIDIPNGSVLENVVITGNLQILEH from the coding sequence ATGTCTACTGCTAAGAAACACACAAAGACACATTCTACATATGCATTCGAGAGCAACACCAACAGTGTTGCTGCATCTCAAATGAGAAACGCGCTAAACAAGTTAGCAGACTCAATTGGCTCTGAGCACGGTGACGATGCCCGTACCCGTTTCGAGAACGAGTTGGACTCTTTCTTCACTCTTTTCAGAAGATACTTGGTCGAGAAGTCCTCTTCTAACACTTTGGAGTGGGACAAGATCAAGTCCCCTAACCCTGAGGAAGTTGTCCGTTACGACACTATCAACTCTCAGGCTGAGAACGTCTCCAGCTTGTCTAAGCTAGCTGTGCTGAAGTTGAACGGTGGTCTAGGTACCTCTATGGGTTGTGTCGGTCCAAAGTCCGTGATCGAAGTTAGAGAAGGTAACTCCTTCTTGGACTTGTCCGTTAGACAGATCGAGCACTTGAACAGACAATACGACAGTGACGTGCCATTGTTGCTAATGAACTCTTTCAACACCGACAAGGACACAGAACACTTGATCAAGAAGTACTCTGCTAACAGAATCAGAATTAGATCTTTCAACCAATCCAGATTCCCTCGTGTTTACAAGGACTCCATGCTGCCTGTCCCAGAAACTTACAACGATCCAAAGGACGCTTGGTACCCACCTGGCCATGGTGACTTGTTCGAATCCCTACACGCTTCCGGTGAATTGGACGCTTTAATCGCACAAGGCAGAGAAATCTTATTCGTATCCAACGGTGACAACTTGGGTGCCACTGTCGACCTAAAGATCCTAAACCACATGATCGAAACAGGTGCCGAATACATCATGGAATTGACCGATAAGACCAGAGCCGATGTTAAAGGTGGTACTTTGATCTCTTACGATGGCCAAGTCCGTCTATTGGAAGTCGCCCAAGTTCCAAAGGAGCACATTGATGAATTCAAGAACATCAGAAAATTCACCAACTTCAACACCAACAATTTGTGGATCAACTTGAAGGCTGTTAAGAGATTAGTGGAGTCCAGCGCTTTGGAAATGGAGATTATTCCAAACCAAAAGACCATCACCAGAGGTGGTCAAGAAATCAACGTTCTACAGCTAGAAACCGCCTGTGGTGCCGCCATCAGACACTTTAGCGGTGCTCACGGTGTTGTCGTCCCAAGATCAAGATTCTTGCCTGTCAAGACATGCTCTGATTTGCTGCTAGTGAAGTCCGATCTATTTTACTTGCAACATGGTGCTCTAAAATTAGATCCATCAAGATTTGGTCCAAACCCATTGATCAAGTTGGGTTCCCACTTCAAGAAGGTCTCTGATTTCAGCGCCAGAATTCCACACATTCCAAAACTAGTGGAATTGGATCATTTAACCATCACAGGTAACGTGTTCTTAGGTAAAGGTGTCACTCTAAGAGGTACCGTTATCATCGTTTGCTCAGACGGTCAAAAGATCGATATTCCAAACGGTTCCGTTCTAGAAAATGTTGTCATCACTGGTAACTTGCAAATCTTGGAACATTGA